CAataacaacatagccttttgtcccaatcAAGTTGGGGTAGGCAATTGTCATGTCAAATGAATTATCTAAATCTGAAATAAAATTACCCATTAATTACTGCTGTCCTTGCAGATGGCTTGAAAATATACGTGATTGGTGTGTGTCGAGGCAACTATGGTGGGGACATCGTGTACCTGCATGGTATGTGACACTAGAAGATGACCAGGATAAAAGCCTTGGTTCCGACAATAATCGCTGGATAGTTGCAAGAAACGAAAGCGATGCAAACCTGGAGGCGCAGAAAAAATATCCAGGAAAGAAATTATGGCTAGATCAAGACCCTGATGTGCTGGATACATGGTTTTCATCTGGTCTTTTCCCCTTAACAGTACTTGGTTGGCCGTCCGATTCCGCTGACCTCCATGCTTTCTACCCTACTTCGGTGCTAGAAACTGGACTTGATATTCTCTTCTTTTGGGTAGCAAGGATGGTGATGATGGGACTGCAACTGGGTGGTGATGTGCCATTTGAGAAGGTATAGCATAAGTCCCAGTTCACTGCCATTTAAACTGTATCATATGATCGTAGCAGTCTAGTCTAATATTACAGGTAAATTGCACTAGGTTAAACATCCACAATATTCAATATTCCCATGCTAGTGCAATTTACCTGTAATATTGTGGATGTTTAAGCTACTGGAATTTTGTTAACTGAAATGAAGAACCTGCCCATTTTAAATCATTCTCTGCTTATGTTCCCTGCCCTTAATCTCTGCAGTCCACATTGATTTCCTTCTGAATGAACTCTGCACCTTTTTAATAGTTACCATATATTGCTCACATGTTTGGTGACATCATCCTTTATTTCTGTTATATTAAATGCATGAAGTTACCATCTTTCCTTTTGCTTGTAGCTCCAAATTATATCTTTTATTTCAGAACTCAATTAACAAGCCAACCATATAATGGAGCTACAAAATTTCTACACTTCATATGGCAGTCAAGTATAGTTTATCTCATGTCCAATGATCAATGACCAATCTCAGGTTTATTTGCATCCTATGATCCGTGATGCACACGGGAGAAAGATGTCAAAATCACTTGGGAACGTTGTTGATCCGCTTGAGGTGATAAATGGCATGTCACTCGAAGGTCTTCTGAAACGTTTGGAAGAAGGCAACCTGGATCCAAATGAATTAATCATTGCAAAagaagggaagaagaaagattTTCCTGATGGCATAGCTGAATGTGGTACAGATGCCCTCCGCTTTGCACTGATTGCTTACACATCCCAGGTTGTTATGGTGCCCAGTTGagtttttttctttattgtacATGCATTTACGTTTTTTTCTTACAATCTGTTTTGTTTATCAGTCTGACAGGATAAATCTTGATATCAAGAGAGTGGTTGGATACAGACAGTGGTGCAACAAATTATGGAATGCCATCCGTTTTGCGATGGGCAAACTGGGTGATCATTACACTCCACCTGCAACTGTAGATGTTTCTCGCATGCCACCAATCTGCAAGTGGATACTCTCAGTGCTTAACAAGGCTATTGGCAAAACCGTTACCGCTTTAGAAGCATACAAATTCTCTGATGCAACATCTACTATATACTCGTGGTGGCAGTACCAGCTATGTGATGTATTTATCGAAGCTATCAAACCTTATTTCTTCAGTGATTCTCAAGAGTTTGAATCAGCAAGAACTGCCTCCAGAGATACCCTTTGGATCTGCCTGGAGACTGGTCTGCGCCTGCTCCACCCATTCATGCCTTATGTAACAGAAGAGCTGTGGCAGCGTCTTCCACAGCCCAAAGATTCTTGTAGGAAAGATTCAATTATGATTTCGGAATATCCATCTCTTGTTGAGGTAATACCTATGTCCTAAAGAAGATTCTTGTAGGAAAAATTCAATTGGTGATTTGAGTGAAGAATCTTGAGAACTTAACACATGGAAACTATTTTTCTTTATGACAGGAATGGACTAATGATAGACTTGAAAACGAAATGGACATTGTCTTAGATGCCGTGAACAGAATAAGATCGATGAAGCCACCAACAGATTCAAATGAAAGGTATGTGCATGGTCATCtgttttgtttttgtgtttgGTATTTGCTTGTTTGATTCTTCTTCAACCTGCTTTTGCAAAATGGAGTAATATCTTgttgatatttttttctttcttcacaGACGACCTGCTTTTGCACTTTGCCGAGGCCAAGAGATTGCTGCCACTATCCAATGCTATCAATCTCTAATTGTGTCTCTTTCCTCCGTATCACATCTCAAGGTTGTGCCTTACGTTTCTGTATGACTGTTATTTTTCACTAGGGAAATATATGCCTTGCATCATCTACAATCAATAATCCTGAAACCTAAATGGAGTTTTATTGCTTGAAATTGCTGTTGTTACCCACTGATTCTTTCCAAATAACTGTTCCTGGGCTTTCAGCATCTTTTCATATGTATATGGTACATAcataaggaaaaaaaattgaatttcatCAGAATTAAAAGCTCCTGAACAAGAGCACTGATCTGTTATTTGGAATTCTTCAGATCCTGACAGAGAACGATGAAACCCCAGCTGACTGTGCCACTGCTGTTGTAAATAAAGACTTATCTGTGTACCTTCAGCTCCAAGGAGCTCTAAATGCAGATGCTGAACGTGAAAAGCTaaggaagaaaaaggatgaAATTCAAAAGTACGTGTGCTCATCCCGTCTTCATGGTCCACTTTTTTTACAGTTATCGCATGGTATTGGTATTCGTTCACATGGTTGGTCTCTTGCTATACATGTAGGCTACAAAATGCCTTGACACAGAAAATGGACGCCTCTGGCTACCGTGAGAAGGCTCCACAGAATGTGCAGGAAGAGGACATGAGAAAGCTCACGGCATTATTGGAACAACTAGAGGTCATCAGTGAAGCTGAGAAGAAATTAGATGCAAAAATTGGAAATAACTGAGTCTTGCCTCTGTTTTAAAGATGCTCTGCTTGTACCAAAGTTGATCccacattttttttactggaaAGTCAGTTATGCACCTGTATTCTCAGGTATAGAATTGATGGTTTTGATCGAAATTAAAGCCACATTTTCCAGCATGTAAGAATATACTGACTCAGAACACTGTTCAGCTTTGTGACTTCGCTTCATGAAGTCAGAGAAGTTGAATCGCCGTTTGGGGGCCTGCGTGACTGCTGGCCTGCCGCAGGCGGCCAACAACGTGCGAGGCGGGGAAGGGAGCAGGGTGGGGCATTTAACATTTTACCATTATAACACAATACATCTCTTGAGATAATACTCTTTTACACTACAAAATCAACACAGGAGAAAGAAAATcgttacatttttaccattttcaCTCACGTGGCTGCCAACTCATCACTCCATCTCAGCTCCAAGTCATCAGATACCCCATGCCGGTCCGGCCCGCGCGCCCGGATCCAACCCACATCACTCTGTTTCCCCCACCTCTGCTCCGCAACCTccacccgcagcgccgccgtcgccggtgcaGCATCATCCTCGCCGGCTCCACGTCGTGGGCGCTCAGCCCAGGCTCTTGCACACCGCCTcgatcgccgccgcgctcgggcTGGCCCCCACGCGCGTGCTCGCGGCGCAGCTCGCCGAGCAGTTTCAAGAGGGCTTCCACCGTGACGCCCGCCTcgcgcgctcgccgtcgcggcctcctccgcctcggcgcGGAGCATCTCGCCTTCATAGTGTGCCCGCAGCTTGAGAGCCCGCATGCTCCGACGAGCATTCCCCCGGCTCCATATGCGCGACCCTCTATCGGTACTCCGCGgcctccgcgccggcggcctcgtcgAACAGTCCTCCCCTCCCACGCCGCGGTGGTGGCGCCCTCCTCGAACGTCTCTCGCCTTGCTCTGGATGCCATTCCTCACGTAGTGGCCCGCCAGATTTGTCCGCAGCACGGAGCAGGAGCTAGCGCTTGGTCATGCCCTTGCCCGAGCGGAAGCTGTCGTCGCTGATGGCCACAGTGAGCTGCTCGGCCGCCTCCCGAAACCTGCCCGCAGAGACGAGGAAGGCGACGAACTGCTCGGTGTGCGCGGGGTCGAACTGGAGGTAGCAACGGAGGACGAGGTGAGGCGGTCGGATGGAGCGGGGCGTAGACGAGGAACTGGAGCGGTCGGGGCGGGGTAGCCGGGGAGGTaggccctcggcggcggcctgcgcggcgccgccgccgcgtgtgACGCGCCTGTTGGAAATAAACCCAGCGCGATCGTGTTCgcggctgggggggggggggggcgcgtgTGTGCGCGCGGGTGTGAGCTCGGGTCCGGCTGTGTGTGCGCACCGGGACGAGCGGAACGCGATTGTGTGCGGCGATCGTCGTGGCGTGAGTGGAGTCaagatcgggggggggggggggtgatcgAGCTCGTCCGAGCGAGCAGAAGGGAGGCTGTTGGGGTCGTTAGAGCGCCCGCATTGACCGCGGTATCTTCGGAGCACGTCGAGCGCGTAGGAGCGCGTCgcggcagagcagaggaggTCGTGCCGGCGTTCCAGGGCAGTAGGTGGGTCGTGCGTGCGTCCACCGGGCTATATAGCCTCCTTTGTAACCCCGTGATCAAGCTACAGAGTTGAATTAGAGAGCGGCGTCCGGCGCCATGCGTTAGAGCGCAAATTCCTCTCGTGGTTACTGTTCATCGTCTACCTCTCTCCATCCAAAATTCGCTTTGCGTGGTGTCCAATTCGTGAGGCTAGCGGCTTGGTGAGTATGAGGGAGGTGTGGTGTGTCGATTTCGCACCAAGGCCGGGGCTGGAGTTGCTCGGAAGGGTGACTTCACCGGCGACCCCCCCCTCGGCGGCACTCTGTTCGCCGTTCGCGGCAGTGTTCTGCGTCGGGAGGACCCCGACAAGTGGCATCAGAGCTAGGCTAGGGCGGTGCGTTGGTGCATGTTCTACGACGGATCGGTGAGCCCACCTCGACAGTCGGCGAACAAGAAGCGCGTGGTCCCGCGGCGGAGTGCGATGGCGACGACCATGGCGAGCGGCGATGAGAAGACTCCTCCAGGCTCTCCGAAGAAGCCATTCGGCGGCAAGGGCGGTGAAGACGCTGAGAGCAATGGGAAAGGGGAGATTGTGCACGTTGTCCGCGAGTTCGGCGGAGCGCCGAATTGGCCGATGCTCACCAAGACAAATTACACGGCGTAGGCGATCAAGGTGGAGGCTATCCTCGACGTGCAAGGCCTCTGGGAGGTCGTGTCTTCGTCGAGCGGTGCCGAGGTGGACGTGCGGCGTGGCAAGACGGCGCTCGCGCATCTTCTTCAAGCCCTGCCGGAGGACATTCTGATGCAAGTTTCGCGCAAGCCAACGGCGCATGAGGTGTGGGAGGCGTTGAAGACTCGGTTCATCGGCGCGAACCGGGTGCGGACGGCGCGCCTCGCCACGCTCAAGGGGGAATTCGACCAGCTGCTCAGGGCGGACGGCGACGCGCTGGACGAGCACGCTGGGAAGATCAGCGGCATGGCCGCGAGGTTCGCTAGCCTCGGGTCCActctcgacgccgccgccatggtgaagaagctccTCGACACCGTCCCCGATCGACTGTACCCTGCGGTGGCAGGGATCGAACAGTTTTGCGACGTGGCGTccatgccgttcgaggaggCGCTCGGGCGGCTCAAGGCGTTCGACGAGCGATCAAGGCGGCGGGCTTAGCTGACGGGCGGACAGGCGACGTCCGGTGGTCAAGGCGGCGAGCGGCTTCTGCTCACGGAGGGGGAATGGCGGGCGCGGCACAAGGCGAAGTCCGGGATCGGGAGGCGCTTCAACTGCGGCGTTCGCGGCCACTTCGCGCGGGACTGCCGCAAGCCGAAGAAGGAGGTCGTCATGGCGGCCACGGCGGATGTCGGCGAGGAGTAAACCGAAGCAGCTCTCCTGTGAAGACCGGCGTCGGTGGCGCTGGGTTTAGGGGGGTGATTGTTGGAAATAAACCCAGCGCGATCGTGTTCGCGGCTGGGGGGTGCGTGTGTGCGCGTGTGCGCGCGGGTGTGAGCTCGGGTCCGGCTGTGTGTGCGCACCGGGACGAGCGGAACGCGATCGTGTGCGGCGATCGTCGTGGCGTGAGTGGAGTCaagatcggggggggggggggtgatcgAGCTCGTCCGAGCGAGCAGAAGGGAGGCTGTTGGGGTCGTTAGAGCGCCCGCATTGACCGCGGTATCTCTGAAGCACGTCGAGCGCGTAGGAGCGCGTCGCGGCGAAGCAGAGGAGGTCGTGCCGGTGTTTCAGGGCAGTAGGTGGGTCGTGCGTGCGTCCACCGGGCTATATAGCCTCCTTTGTAACCCCGTGATCAAGCTACAGAGTTGAATTAGAGAGCGGCGTCCGGTGCCGTGCGTTAGAGCGCAAATTCCTCTCGTGGTTACTGTTCATCATCTACCTCTCGCCATCCAAAATTCGCTCTGCGTGGTGTCCAATTCGTGAGGCTAGCGGCTTGGTGAGTACGAGGGAGTTGTGGTGCGTCGATTTCGCACCAAGTCCGGGGCTGGAGTTTTCCGGAAGGGTGACTTCACCGGCGACCCCCCCCCCTCGGCGGTGCTCTGTTCGCCGTTCGCGGCGGTGTTCTGCGTCGGGAGGACCCCGACAGCGCCCGCCGTGGCCGACATCCGCCTCGCCTCCAAGGAAGACCCGGACATCCGCGCGCCGCTGGCGAAGGCCGGCGCCGtgcccctgctcgccgcgcaGCTCTCCGCGCCcgcggccgtggccgccgccgcggcgctcctcAACATCTCCATCTCCGCGCGGGAGCAGGTGGCGTTCGTGTAGGGCCTCCTTGACGCGCTCACCGCCGCGCTCGCCACCAGCGCcgcgcaccacgccgccgccaccgtgcaCAGCCTCCTCTGCGCCGAGGTGCGCCATTGGCAGGCGCccgctcctcgccgcgctcctccgTGTGACGCCATCAGCCTACCCAAGTTCGCCGCGCTCGTGCGCTCCACAGACATCGACGCCGTCGAGGAGGACCTGCGCCATgccgacggcggcagcagcagaggcgGAGGGGAGGCAGTCGCGGACCACAGAGGAGGGGCGGGGGAGAAGAGAGTGGAAATGGGCTGGGTTGGGCGGGCGGGCTGGACAAAAGGGTTGGGTCGGGCACAGGGCGAGAGGTGACGTGGAGCCTACTTGGACTGACGTGCTACGTCCACGAGGACGAAAgtggtaaaaatataaatattttctcTCTTTCGTGCTGATTTTGTAGTGCCAAAAATgaagatactccctccatattgaAATAGAAGTCGTTTAGGACATGATTGTGCATACCAAGGAGTCGTTAATGGGTAAGTTTTCCCTGTCTATCCTTATTAAATATATTTGGGGTTCGAGTCTGTTCCAGAACCAAACTAGTAACTAAGGGGCTAGCGCGGCGCGACTGGGGTGCTAGGGCTCGTTGGCGCGGGTTCGATCCTGCGGAGCCACAccatttttttttttctctggttCGATCCCGCGGAGCCacaccattttttttcttctctttgctACGATTTTGCATGGCGCTGCGTTATTTTCGTTCGTGGCGTTCGTTCGCGGTCACGT
This portion of the Panicum virgatum strain AP13 chromosome 2N, P.virgatum_v5, whole genome shotgun sequence genome encodes:
- the LOC120658271 gene encoding valine--tRNA ligase, mitochondrial 1-like isoform X2 → MEKPGAQGAGKVAEEKQLDEKELERKLKKDQKAKEKEEKKLKAKQKEAARLQAQATSDGTKKTEKKQRKKAVEDENPEDFIDPDTPNGRKKLLAPQMAKQYSPSAVEKSWYAWWESSGYFGADPASTKPPFVIVLPPPNVTGALHIGHALTVAIEDAMIRWRRMSGYNALWVPGVDHAGIATQVVVEKKLMRERKLTRHDIGRENFVNEVLKWKDQYGGTILNQLRRLGASLDWSREAFTMDEQRSKAVTEAFVRLHKEGLIYRDYRLVNWDCTLRTAISDIEVDHIELKEETMLKVPGYANEVQFGVLISFAYPLEEGLGEIVVATTRIETMLGDTAIAVHPEDKRYKHLHGRYAVHPFNGRKLKIICDAELVDPTFGTGAVKITPAHDPNDFEVGKRHNLDFINIFTDDGKINSNGGAQFEGMPRFTARVAVIEALKEKGLYKGTKKNEMSLGVCSRTNDVVEPMIKPQWFVNCNSMAKAGLDAVRSKKIEIIPQQYEQDWYRWLENIRDWCVSRQLWWGHRVPAWYVTLEDDQDKSLGSDNNRWIVARNESDANLEAQKKYPGKKLWLDQDPDVLDTWFSSGLFPLTVLGWPSDSADLHAFYPTSVLETGLDILFFWVARMVMMGLQLGGDVPFEKVYLHPMIRDAHGRKMSKSLGNVVDPLEVINGMSLEGLLKRLEEGNLDPNELIIAKEGKKKDFPDGIAECGTDALRFALIAYTSQSDRINLDIKRVVGYRQWCNKLWNAIRFAMGKLGDHYTPPATVDVSRMPPICKWILSVLNKAIGKTVTALEAYKFSDATSTIYSWWQYQLCDVFIEAIKPYFFSDSQEFESARTASRDTLWICLETGLRLLHPFMPYVTEELWQRLPQPKDSCRKDSIMISEYPSLVEEWTNDRLENEMDIVLDAVNRIRSMKPPTDSNERRPAFALCRGQEIAATIQCYQSLIVSLSSVSHLKILTENDETPADCATAVVNKDLSVYLQLQGALNADAEREKLRKKKDEIQKLQNALTQKMDASGYREKAPQNVQEEDMRKLTALLEQLEVISEAEKKLDAKIGNN
- the LOC120658271 gene encoding valine--tRNA ligase, mitochondrial 1-like isoform X1, with amino-acid sequence MEKQPGAQGAGKVAEEKQLDEKELERKLKKDQKAKEKEEKKLKAKQKEAARLQAQATSDGTKKTEKKQRKKAVEDENPEDFIDPDTPNGRKKLLAPQMAKQYSPSAVEKSWYAWWESSGYFGADPASTKPPFVIVLPPPNVTGALHIGHALTVAIEDAMIRWRRMSGYNALWVPGVDHAGIATQVVVEKKLMRERKLTRHDIGRENFVNEVLKWKDQYGGTILNQLRRLGASLDWSREAFTMDEQRSKAVTEAFVRLHKEGLIYRDYRLVNWDCTLRTAISDIEVDHIELKEETMLKVPGYANEVQFGVLISFAYPLEEGLGEIVVATTRIETMLGDTAIAVHPEDKRYKHLHGRYAVHPFNGRKLKIICDAELVDPTFGTGAVKITPAHDPNDFEVGKRHNLDFINIFTDDGKINSNGGAQFEGMPRFTARVAVIEALKEKGLYKGTKKNEMSLGVCSRTNDVVEPMIKPQWFVNCNSMAKAGLDAVRSKKIEIIPQQYEQDWYRWLENIRDWCVSRQLWWGHRVPAWYVTLEDDQDKSLGSDNNRWIVARNESDANLEAQKKYPGKKLWLDQDPDVLDTWFSSGLFPLTVLGWPSDSADLHAFYPTSVLETGLDILFFWVARMVMMGLQLGGDVPFEKVYLHPMIRDAHGRKMSKSLGNVVDPLEVINGMSLEGLLKRLEEGNLDPNELIIAKEGKKKDFPDGIAECGTDALRFALIAYTSQSDRINLDIKRVVGYRQWCNKLWNAIRFAMGKLGDHYTPPATVDVSRMPPICKWILSVLNKAIGKTVTALEAYKFSDATSTIYSWWQYQLCDVFIEAIKPYFFSDSQEFESARTASRDTLWICLETGLRLLHPFMPYVTEELWQRLPQPKDSCRKDSIMISEYPSLVEEWTNDRLENEMDIVLDAVNRIRSMKPPTDSNERRPAFALCRGQEIAATIQCYQSLIVSLSSVSHLKILTENDETPADCATAVVNKDLSVYLQLQGALNADAEREKLRKKKDEIQKLQNALTQKMDASGYREKAPQNVQEEDMRKLTALLEQLEVISEAEKKLDAKIGNN